TTTAATCTACTGGTCCCCTGACCACCACTCACTTCCATTTATTTGCTGAGAGGAAAAGAGGTGTGCCACCAAATGTAGCATATTTTGCCCATAAATTCACATTATTACCTTTATCATTATTGATTGTAAAATGATTACTATTGATTAAGATGATTTAAACAGTTTTCATGACTGTCTATCCAAATGCTTCATATATCCTTAAAAATGATTGCAAAAACATAGGTAAATTCACAACATTGGATCAAAGGTAGGCATCCTGTtgtcaatatttcagaaattcagCTGAGAAGCCATTTATAgataaaaataagcaaataagAATAGTGTTTTAGGCTAAAATCCCACTGTAGCTAAAATTCTATAACTCCAATTTACAGCAGTACATATCCATACAGCACTCCTGCTGATCCTGCATCAGTGTCCGCAGTGGTCTAATTAAACTAGATATTAAAGGAGTAGATATTAACAGGACAGCAGAAATAGGGTTATGCTACAGCAGTGGTCTGAGAACTTTCAGTCTTTTCATGGTTCTTCCATACCAACCATATGCACACGCACACTAATACTCCATGATTATTCTGGATGTGACAACACTATGAATTTGATGTAGGTGATGttaacaggataatctgattggATATTCTGGGTTGGTGTATCTTCTCAAAATAGGATTTTCCAACTAAGACATGTGggatatgctgatattattcAGGTTTTAGAAGCAATATTACTCAATCTTACCCCAGTTAAGGCTCGTCTAAAATACAAGCTTTAATTAGGgcttttactgtattttacaacacatGACACCTTGTTTAAAGTCAGCTCTGTGTACTGAACACATAACAAGTTGCAAGCATTTTACAAGGCTGTGGTCAAAATGCATGCCCATACTGGTTGAAATGAAAAGTAACTATAACTACAATATGAATGCATTTTGCATATGCTCAGTTGGTGCTACACTAACCTTTTCAAGACGGTGATCGAAAGAATTAAATATGAATGATATATAAAAGGGCAGCGCCTTAGGATATCCATCATAGGGAAGTTAGATGTTAATCAGAGTATTCACATGTAGACACAAATACGAGTAGAATGTTAATTAATCCTGCCACTGGCTGAGTAGGAATGTTTTCTCTTCCTGAGTATTTTGTGTTCATAAATGtagtcattgaaaaaacacaattcACTTTAACAGTAAATTAGAACTGAGGGATGACTTGAATTAATTTGATTAAGTCACCAAATTTTGATTTATACTTCTCTGCTGTCACTCAAACATCCGCACCAGCAGTTCACTATTCAGTTCTTCACACACTGTGGCAGCTGCAAAGGTTCAACAGCTAATTGCCAGCCGCTCTTGCGTGTATTACAGTGTTTGTGTACCCTACAGTGGTCAGCTGCTGTCCTTGGATGGGACAGCTGAGAATACTGTGGCATATGTCAAGTCTAATGAACAGAAAGAGATGGTGAGACGTGACAGTTTTCAGGCCagtgacacaacacacacaggtcTGGATATGTGAACTATTCATGGTGTTACAGCTAAAGTAGGAAGTGATGGTGTACAACTAACCAGTAATTATAGTGAGATAAACCCCAATAGACCAAAAGCAGGTacaaaaaaacagagacaaataaaCATGACCGCATGTGTTAACACTTAAGCTAATGTCTGTAACTTGCTGATACAGAAACTGGATCTCTCGACCAGACTCAAACACTAAATTACTTTAACACTCATTAATAACATGCCGTTACTTCAGCAAAGTAATTGTGTAAAATCAAGCGCTGCACAGTTAAGTGTCTGCATCTACAATATAAAGCTCtatacagggggaaaaaaaaaaaaaaaaaaaaaacaagacttaaTTTTTTGGCCATATCACCCACCCCTACAGTAAATATCTAAATTCAAGGAGCCACAGCTTCAGATTTACTTGTTTAGCGGAAACTTGTCTAGAATTAAAATGTattgattgatttaaaaaaacattcaggGTAGAATATCAGATTAAAATACACTGACAATGCAAACCATGGCACTGAGAGAAGATTTCCTCGCTGTCTGAAGAAGATCACTTACTTAGGGAAGGCATCAAAGCAGTATGTTTTCTTGGTGTCAGGGAAGGCCACTCTCATTCCAGAGGTAAGAGGAGAGTGGAGGACCACCGCAGCACACTCAAACCGTGACGCCAAGTCTACGGTAGGAACTGTACCGATACTCTGCCCATACAGGATGATATTCTCAGGGCTAATGCCATACCTGAAACACATACAGGTTCAAAATGCAGAGACCCATTATTATTTTGCACAACACTAAAGTGCAACAtttgacgaaaaaaaaaaaatcaaagaggccatgacagtttttttttttctggctcacTTAATATGGTCCTGTTAAGTCAAGAAATTACCAGGAGTGTCCATCAATATGATCcacaaaattaacatttttgataaatacagaaaataactcTTCCTGTCCTGTATATTAGTACCAAGATAAAATTGCACAATAAGCAGCTCTATGGTGAAAAAATTGAGAAACTTTGCTTAAAAATTCCAACAAACATTGTCTGTTACCATTCATCTTCAATTTTAGTTGCCAGAAACTTTGTTGTGTTTCTCCTTGTATTCAGCTCATTAAATATTGTTAGAAGCAGAAAAACTAGTTGAAAAGTTTTCAGAATATGTGATGTGCCAATTCATGTGCAGCACAGTTTGTGGCATCCAATCAACAGCTTGTCTGACACAAAGCCATTATTTAGCTTTGATTTGCTTGGCTAATGGTCAGACAGAGACAACTGTGGTCCCCAGAGGAAAAAAGTTTATGAAGAACTGAGTcaatcaaagatttttttttttacatcaagttACTGGCCAGTGATGCAAGCGCCCATCACTGTTTTATCTACCAAAGCTTGCTGGCTGTTTACTTCGAACCCTACGAGGAATGGGAATAATTTTGCACACTTACCGTGAGCGCAGGGCATGCCAGGCAGCGTCGATGTCAGCATAAAGGTTCTTCTCGGACGGCTTGCCAGTGCTAACACCGTAGCCCGAGTAATCATAGGAGAAGATGTTGCAGTTGATGCGCGTGCCTAAGCCAATGTAGAAGCTGCTCATTTGGCCCAGGTCTACTGCATTTCCATGTGAAAACAACACTGTGAACCTGAACGAAAAAAGATGAAAAGGGAAGAAAGGATAAGAAAATAAGGCAGCAGGATCAGACTAAGACTACATGACTGGGAGGCATGTGGATGTGAAACATTAGCCAGAGAGAAATATTCAAGAAATTACTTTAAATATAAATGAGGCTGGAGCTAAACAATTAAATGAAATGTCACCAAAATCTCAAATATGAAAAGTATAATATGCAAATTACAGGAGTTGCGATTTCTTTAAAGGTAATATATGCCCCAACATATGATTGTGAAAGAAGCATTGCGGTGCTACAAAGATGCCTGGCCAACACATCATGTTCTCTAATAGAACGCGTAGGACACTGCCCATCTCACCTGTGTGTGGTGGCTGCCTCACTGTTGCGTGTTGCTTACGTATGTGTCCTTTACTACGAGTGTGTTACTGCCATTAAAACTGCTACTGCAAGGCCTACTTCATGTGCTGTCCCCATTGATAATGACATTAATATGGATCTATTTTGTCATAAATTTAgtttttaagaaatttcatatgTTCAAGAAGTCACATATTGAGAGAGAGTGCAAAAGACTATATCCTTCAAGTCTGTGACACATTCAAATATAGTCCAGACATTGAAATAATAATGAAAGGTGTCATAAAATATTTTTTGACAGGGTGTCAATTTTACTATCAACGTGCTTGTCTCTATCTTTCTTGCTGCAAACCGCTTTCTTCACATTCTGAAAAAATTTGCATCTCTCCTATTTCATGGATTACATGCTGCTGCAGCAAGGTTTGACATGCACCTCACACACAGCATATGTAGCCAACCTAATCTGTTTACAAGGGCATCAAAATGACAATCAACATGAAACGCGGCCGCCACTCACAGATGAAGTAAACAGTGTATTCCAGGCATATGGGAATATGCTTGTTTGGTGCAAGCCCCAGcaataattattttattatttttatagaaTTTCAATGAAATGCTAAATTTACCATTCCAACTCACATGGCAATATGTGTCAAAATAACTCCAATATGATCTTTCAGCATATCCTTCAGCCCCAGTTAAGATGCAAAAGCAAGACGAGTTAACTCATTTGACGTAAAAGTGAGTCTCACCTGGCATTTGGGGCGCAGCGTATGTACATGCATCCAACCCGGTTTCCTCGACTAGACCTGGTCAGGAATACATCAGTCACATCCAGCTCTCTTTGTGAGTACTGGAACTCTGCTCTCTCTGTGAGGTGCAGCTTCCACCTTCCCTCTCCCCCACCACTACCCCCACCTCCActgcttcctcctccacctccacctccacctcctctgtcACCTCCACTACTAGCTCCCAGGCGAGAACGCAGTCCTGGGGCTCCAAGAGATGGTAAAGTAGCCCCTGAGCTGGACCCAGATGCCGTTACAGCTCCAGAACCTGGATCTGGGTCAGGGAGAAGGGCGTAGGTGGGCTCTGGGGGGAGGAAGGCCAGTTTGGCTGCAATGCGACTGGGGCACGGAGGGCAG
The DNA window shown above is from Sphaeramia orbicularis chromosome 17, fSphaOr1.1, whole genome shotgun sequence and carries:
- the LOC115436944 gene encoding alpha/beta hydrolase domain-containing protein 17A-like, with the protein product MNGLSIRELCCLFCCPPCPSRIAAKLAFLPPEPTYALLPDPDPGSGAVTASGSSSGATLPSLGAPGLRSRLGASSGGDRGGGGGGGGGSSGGGGSGGGEGRWKLHLTERAEFQYSQRELDVTDVFLTRSSRGNRVGCMYIRCAPNARFTVLFSHGNAVDLGQMSSFYIGLGTRINCNIFSYDYSGYGVSTGKPSEKNLYADIDAAWHALRSRYGISPENIILYGQSIGTVPTVDLASRFECAAVVLHSPLTSGMRVAFPDTKKTYCFDAFPNIEKVSKIPSPVLIIHGTEDEVIDFSHGLALFERCPKAVEPLWVEGAGHNDIELYSQYLERLRRFINQDLAAQHA